In Methanosphaera sp. ISO3-F5, a genomic segment contains:
- a CDS encoding DUF4013 domain-containing protein yields MLGLPNLVLSIFFFVLIIQAVGLDKISDLPANMIFSSPLFSTFILTTLLFIVVLIVCTVIMMGIQLSVIRETIMGKDILPNLDPGKNFVDGLKVTVLSIVYIAVPVIIYMLIVFGLLYLLKDNAFIGVILITAVLLIVSILLSIVLVVALGRLAETDSLQKTLEFGTVYEMTKVIGFGKIFLIIVFSILLNLVISIIGSVLGLIPIIGFFISTYVLYSYNFLVMSRCYGLLYRDNFGARNDYPNNAIVQSNSDLKVGNNDETLSDEELVREKIDNGKLDYQPDNDSKDTSVNEIKKCSNCGFSNPYYVNYCSNCGNKL; encoded by the coding sequence ATGTTAGGTTTACCTAATCTGGTGTTATCAATATTTTTCTTTGTCTTAATTATTCAAGCAGTTGGATTAGATAAAATATCAGATTTACCGGCTAACATGATATTTTCTTCGCCATTATTTAGTACGTTTATATTAACTACATTACTTTTTATAGTTGTGTTGATTGTTTGTACTGTGATTATGATGGGTATTCAGTTATCGGTTATTCGTGAAACCATCATGGGTAAGGATATTTTACCTAATTTAGATCCTGGTAAGAACTTTGTTGATGGTTTAAAAGTAACAGTTTTATCAATAGTTTATATTGCTGTTCCTGTTATTATTTATATGTTGATCGTGTTTGGATTACTATATCTTTTAAAAGATAATGCTTTTATAGGTGTTATTTTAATTACTGCAGTATTATTGATTGTTTCAATTTTACTATCAATAGTATTGGTTGTTGCTTTAGGAAGGTTAGCTGAAACGGATAGTTTACAAAAAACTTTGGAGTTTGGAACTGTTTATGAGATGACTAAGGTTATTGGTTTTGGTAAAATATTTTTAATTATTGTATTTTCCATATTGCTTAATCTTGTTATTTCAATTATTGGGTCAGTTCTTGGTTTAATTCCTATAATTGGTTTTTTTATCTCAACTTATGTGTTGTACAGTTACAATTTCCTGGTAATGTCCAGATGTTATGGTTTGTTATACCGTGATAATTTCGGTGCTAGGAATGATTATCCTAATAATGCCATTGTTCAAAGCAATAGTGATTTGAAAGTTGGGAATAATGATGAAACTTTATCTGATGAAGAATTGGTTAGAGAAAAAATTGATAATGGTAAATTAGATTATCAGCCTGATAATGATAGTAAGGATACTTCAGTTAATGAAATTAAGAAGTGTAGTAATTGTGGTTTTTCTAACCCATATTATGTGAATTATTGTTCAAACTGTGGAAATAAATTATAA
- the nudC gene encoding NAD(+) diphosphatase, whose product MIEEYFYENYSINFKENYSTKNEAYYFIFNNKRELYLSNNSIPYVKEDNIKDLKLEFQLYIGKYKQKEVIVANTNIETEDFHNLFEIYDINHEDYQMASRAVLVRDWYMSHKYCGHCGTKTIIDKKDMMLICPKCGQMHYPRIAPAIIVTINNNDKLLMAKHSYHKTHSYSLIAGFVEAGESIEEAVRREVKEEVGIEIKNIRYVKSQPWPFPNSLMLGFTADYDSGEIKVDGDEILEAKWFKPEEIEIPSSTISISSWLINEYIKNHKG is encoded by the coding sequence ATGATAGAAGAATATTTTTATGAAAATTATTCTATTAACTTCAAAGAAAATTATAGTACCAAAAATGAAGCGTACTATTTTATATTCAACAATAAAAGAGAATTATACCTATCAAATAATTCAATACCCTATGTAAAAGAAGATAATATAAAAGATTTAAAATTAGAATTTCAATTATACATAGGAAAATATAAACAAAAAGAAGTTATAGTAGCAAATACTAACATAGAAACAGAAGATTTTCATAATTTATTTGAAATATATGATATTAACCATGAAGATTACCAGATGGCCTCAAGAGCAGTACTTGTACGAGACTGGTACATGTCACACAAATACTGTGGACATTGTGGTACAAAAACTATCATAGACAAAAAAGATATGATGTTAATCTGTCCAAAATGCGGACAAATGCATTATCCAAGAATAGCACCTGCAATCATAGTAACAATAAACAACAATGACAAACTACTAATGGCAAAACACAGTTATCATAAAACACATAGTTATTCATTAATAGCAGGATTCGTCGAAGCAGGAGAATCAATAGAAGAAGCTGTACGAAGAGAAGTCAAAGAAGAAGTTGGCATAGAAATAAAAAATATCAGATATGTGAAAAGTCAACCATGGCCTTTCCCAAATTCATTAATGTTAGGATTCACAGCTGACTATGATAGTGGCGAAATAAAAGTAGATGGTGATGAAATATTAGAAGCAAAATGGTTTAAACCAGAAGAAATAGAAATTCCATCATCAACTATAAGTATTTCCTCCTGGTTAATAAATGAATATATAAAGAACCATAAAGGGTGA
- a CDS encoding metalloregulator ArsR/SmtB family transcription factor has product MKTENIISISKALSDKNRVEIIKLLSENELCACHLLEHFEITQPTLSHHMKQLTESGLVNVTKRGTWNHYSINKETIDEYTDFLQSTCKKNNQNGMCTCDSK; this is encoded by the coding sequence ATGAAAACAGAAAACATAATTTCAATAAGTAAAGCATTAAGTGATAAAAACAGGGTAGAAATAATTAAACTGTTATCTGAAAATGAATTATGTGCATGTCACCTCCTTGAACATTTTGAAATAACCCAACCAACATTATCTCACCATATGAAACAATTAACAGAATCTGGATTAGTAAACGTAACAAAAAGAGGAACATGGAACCATTACTCAATAAATAAAGAAACAATTGACGAATATACGGATTTCTTACAAAGCACCTGTAAAAAAAATAATCAAAATGGAATGTGTACTTGTGATAGTAAATAA
- a CDS encoding SDR family oxidoreductase, which yields MNDVIILTGAGQIGMAIARRIGYGKKIVIGDKNIENAKSISKIMTDAGFDVEYTECDISSRQSIHDLINKALEYGQISNFINAAGVSPSQAPIETILKVDLYGTAVLLEEIGKVIKEGGSGVIISSQSGHRMKQLGATIDEQLATTPTDELLSLDVLQPENIDDTLHAYQLAKRCNVKRVMYEACRWGEKGARINSISPGIIVTPLAIDEFNGPRGDFYKNMFANCPSERPGTADEVANVAELMLNEGGAFITGSDFLIDGGATASYFYGKLKP from the coding sequence ATGAATGATGTAATAATTTTAACTGGAGCAGGCCAGATTGGAATGGCAATTGCAAGAAGAATAGGATATGGGAAAAAAATAGTTATTGGTGATAAAAACATTGAAAATGCCAAATCAATATCTAAGATAATGACAGATGCTGGTTTTGATGTGGAATATACTGAATGTGATATTTCTAGTAGACAGTCTATACATGATTTAATTAATAAAGCACTGGAATATGGTCAAATTAGTAATTTCATTAATGCAGCTGGAGTATCACCTTCACAAGCACCAATTGAAACTATACTTAAAGTAGATTTGTATGGTACAGCGGTACTGTTGGAAGAGATAGGTAAAGTAATAAAAGAGGGTGGATCAGGTGTTATAATTTCTTCTCAGTCTGGTCATAGGATGAAACAGTTGGGTGCAACAATTGATGAACAGTTGGCAACAACTCCAACGGATGAGTTGTTAAGTTTGGATGTTCTTCAGCCTGAAAATATTGATGATACGCTTCATGCATATCAGTTAGCTAAAAGGTGTAATGTTAAAAGGGTAATGTATGAAGCTTGTCGTTGGGGTGAAAAAGGTGCTAGGATTAATTCTATTAGTCCTGGTATAATTGTTACGCCTTTGGCTATTGATGAATTTAATGGTCCTCGTGGAGATTTCTATAAGAATATGTTTGCTAACTGTCCATCTGAAAGGCCGGGAACTGCTGATGAGGTTGCTAATGTTGCTGAGTTAATGTTAAATGAGGGGGGAGCGTTTATTACTGGTTCTGATTTCTTGATTGATGGTGGTGCTACTGCTTCCTATTTTTATGGTAAATTAAAACCATAA
- a CDS encoding DUF169 domain-containing protein, translating to MSNHYKKYAEIIKEKINLETSPTAIKIYEKEEEAQTFNKIEDNIMHCQAIITAGKGNTFYATKKRTRMPLWNSNIRINKFSR from the coding sequence TTGTCAAATCATTACAAAAAATATGCAGAAATCATTAAAGAAAAAATAAATTTAGAAACAAGCCCTACAGCAATTAAAATATATGAAAAAGAAGAAGAAGCTCAAACATTTAATAAAATAGAAGACAATATCATGCATTGTCAAGCAATCATAACAGCAGGAAAAGGAAACACATTTTACGCAACAAAAAAAAGAACTAGGATGCCCCTTTGGAATAGCAACATTAGGATTAATAAATTTTCAAGATGA
- a CDS encoding DUF169 domain-containing protein yields the protein MATLGLINFQDEFKEGISLNKMNVLKTQEIGKKFYKKIPKMDKPVEAIAYMPLENAPQDIDLIVIIAKPRQIFDLIRAHAYANGERIECDVGGTQSLCGDITVNTYKTNEAKISFGCMGSHMATELKEDQVIISIPANQLEEITEALIIQSQHPKQT from the coding sequence ATAGCAACATTAGGATTAATAAATTTTCAAGATGAATTTAAAGAAGGAATCTCACTTAATAAAATGAATGTACTTAAAACACAAGAAATAGGAAAAAAATTCTACAAAAAAATACCAAAAATGGATAAACCAGTCGAAGCAATAGCATACATGCCACTAGAAAATGCACCACAAGACATAGATTTAATCGTAATAATAGCCAAACCACGACAAATATTTGACTTAATACGGGCACATGCATATGCAAATGGTGAACGAATAGAGTGTGATGTTGGGGGAACACAATCATTATGTGGTGATATAACAGTAAACACCTACAAAACCAATGAAGCTAAAATATCTTTCGGATGCATGGGATCCCACATGGCAACAGAACTGAAAGAAGACCAAGTAATAATATCCATACCAGCAAATCAATTGGAAGAAATAACAGAAGCATTAATCATACAATCACAACATCCTAAACAAACATAA
- a CDS encoding TetR/AcrR family transcriptional regulator: protein MKTKEKITVSLTKLMQEKKFETITVKEISEKAGIYRSTYYRNFESKEDIIKYKLSMIMDEYLETYDNQEENTKKQYFTIIFNIFQKYESFLKIIHQQKQSYLIQQVIHEYFQKLLLKNKTEQYDVYYHIGGIYNFLICWLENDMKETPEQLTEIAMEITKNKTPYLLR from the coding sequence ATGAAAACTAAAGAAAAAATAACAGTAAGTTTAACAAAGTTAATGCAAGAAAAAAAATTTGAAACAATTACAGTAAAAGAGATTTCTGAAAAAGCAGGAATATACAGGTCAACATATTATAGAAATTTTGAGTCAAAAGAAGATATTATTAAATACAAACTTTCCATGATAATGGATGAATACTTGGAAACATATGATAATCAAGAGGAAAATACAAAAAAACAATACTTCACAATAATATTTAACATATTCCAAAAATATGAATCATTCCTCAAAATAATTCATCAACAAAAACAATCATATCTTATACAACAGGTAATTCATGAATACTTTCAAAAATTACTACTGAAAAATAAAACTGAACAATATGATGTGTATTATCACATCGGAGGAATTTATAATTTTTTAATTTGCTGGTTAGAAAATGATATGAAAGAAACACCCGAACAACTAACAGAGATAGCAATGGAAATAACAAAAAATAAAACACCGTATCTACTCCGTTAA
- a CDS encoding bifunctional hydroxymethylpyrimidine kinase/phosphomethylpyrimidine kinase, whose translation MSKGVKILTIQDISCYGQCSITVALPIISAFGIETAVLPSAILSTHTSSFSGYTFRDLTEDLPAIQKHWEKEDIYFDAIYTGFIGSIKQLDYIKNIIESRLKPGGQVFIDPAMADYGEFYNIFDQKFADKMGEFCKLGDFILPNTSEACYLLHKPWKPDFTKDEMLDIARELSSFTKRYVILKGDNHKKDKMGMIILDKEDESFTKFVYNDKVEHMSFGTGDVFASTFVGSVLNGKSPEAAAKIAGEFTKKCIENTMDDPKHDYGVKFEGVIPEMYDLLKKY comes from the coding sequence ATGAGTAAAGGAGTTAAAATTTTAACGATTCAAGATATTTCTTGTTATGGACAATGCTCAATCACCGTAGCTTTACCAATTATTTCTGCTTTTGGGATAGAAACAGCAGTACTTCCCTCTGCCATATTATCCACACACACGTCTAGTTTTTCAGGTTACACTTTTAGGGATTTGACTGAAGATTTACCTGCTATTCAAAAACACTGGGAAAAAGAAGACATATACTTTGATGCTATATACACAGGATTTATCGGTTCAATCAAACAATTAGACTATATAAAAAATATTATTGAATCAAGACTTAAACCTGGAGGACAAGTATTTATTGATCCGGCAATGGCTGATTATGGTGAATTTTATAACATATTTGACCAAAAGTTTGCAGATAAAATGGGCGAATTTTGTAAACTAGGTGATTTTATTCTACCAAATACTTCAGAAGCATGTTACTTATTACATAAACCTTGGAAACCCGATTTTACAAAGGATGAAATGTTAGACATTGCAAGGGAATTATCCTCATTCACAAAAAGATATGTGATACTTAAAGGAGATAATCATAAGAAAGATAAGATGGGCATGATTATTCTAGACAAAGAGGATGAATCTTTCACTAAATTTGTATACAATGATAAGGTTGAACACATGTCTTTTGGTACGGGGGATGTTTTTGCATCAACTTTTGTTGGTTCTGTTTTGAATGGAAAATCTCCTGAGGCTGCGGCTAAAATTGCTGGTGAATTCACTAAAAAATGTATTGAGAACACCATGGATGATCCAAAGCATGATTATGGGGTAAAATTTGAGGGTGTAATCCCTGAAATGTATGATTTGCTTAAAAAATATTAA